A genomic stretch from Antarcticibacterium flavum includes:
- the pxpA gene encoding 5-oxoprolinase subunit PxpA translates to MEEDYIHINCDLGEGGDNDEQLMPLISACNIACGGHAGTLETMTTTVNLALENGVEIGAHPSYPDKENFGRGTMDISAEDLETSLVAQILSLKQIVEAAGGKLSHVKPHGALYNDAAKDKNIAEIVINSVLKFDEVLPLFTPQNSVLFELAKGKIPVKTEAFGDRNYEENYQLVSRQKKEALITEKEAVFRHLLSMFREGKISCMTGRKISCEADTFCLHSDTPNALEILQYLHIKFREKNIRILNT, encoded by the coding sequence ATGGAAGAAGATTATATACATATCAATTGCGATCTTGGGGAAGGGGGCGATAATGATGAACAGCTCATGCCCTTGATATCAGCTTGCAATATTGCTTGTGGCGGGCATGCAGGAACCCTGGAGACAATGACGACCACTGTTAATCTCGCGCTCGAAAACGGGGTTGAAATAGGGGCCCATCCTTCATATCCCGATAAGGAGAATTTTGGGAGAGGCACAATGGATATATCTGCTGAAGATCTCGAGACAAGTTTAGTGGCACAAATTCTTTCTCTGAAACAAATCGTGGAAGCTGCCGGTGGAAAATTATCCCATGTGAAGCCTCACGGCGCTCTTTATAACGATGCCGCAAAGGATAAAAATATAGCTGAAATTGTCATCAATTCAGTGCTTAAATTTGATGAGGTCCTGCCTCTTTTTACACCCCAAAATTCGGTTTTATTTGAGCTTGCAAAAGGCAAAATCCCGGTGAAAACCGAAGCTTTTGGTGACCGGAATTATGAGGAAAATTACCAGCTGGTTTCAAGGCAAAAAAAGGAGGCTTTAATAACCGAAAAAGAAGCGGTTTTCAGGCATCTTTTATCTATGTTCCGGGAGGGGAAAATAAGCTGTATGACAGGTCGAAAAATATCGTGTGAAGCAGATACTTTTTGCCTCCACAGCGATACTCCTAATGCGCTGGAAATTCTGCAATATTTGCACATAAAATTCAGGGAAAAAAATATACGAATCCTCAATACATGA
- a CDS encoding sensor histidine kinase produces MLAREEFLLIIYFIVVIFVLTTFGILFFVTFQRRKNKMLYEKFEAEKRYEQEIAQSRIEIQEQTLKNVGWELHDNIGQLLSVANMQLNMLARTTKDEMQTSVTDIKEIVANSLQEVRSLSKSLNNEVVDYAGLEESVRNELTRFERLNILATSIETTGEAYFIPSKDAIIIFRILQEFFSNAIKHSRADHLNVKFDYTPAEVLIVVNDNGVGFDVQEAQKSSGLINMESRAKLIGAQFELKSSPEAGTSLSLRYQPKPD; encoded by the coding sequence ATGCTGGCAAGGGAAGAATTCTTATTAATAATCTATTTCATCGTGGTGATCTTCGTGCTCACAACCTTTGGGATCCTGTTTTTTGTGACTTTTCAAAGGAGAAAGAATAAGATGCTATATGAAAAGTTTGAGGCAGAGAAGCGCTATGAGCAGGAGATAGCACAATCCAGGATCGAGATACAGGAGCAAACACTTAAAAATGTTGGCTGGGAATTACACGATAATATTGGCCAGTTGCTTTCTGTGGCCAATATGCAGCTCAATATGCTTGCCCGCACCACGAAAGACGAGATGCAAACCTCTGTAACAGATATTAAGGAGATCGTGGCAAATTCACTTCAGGAAGTGAGATCGCTCTCAAAATCACTTAATAATGAAGTGGTGGATTATGCAGGGCTGGAAGAATCTGTACGAAATGAACTTACACGCTTTGAAAGATTGAATATTCTTGCAACTTCCATTGAAACTACCGGGGAAGCATATTTTATACCTTCCAAGGATGCCATTATTATCTTCAGGATATTACAGGAGTTCTTTTCCAATGCCATAAAACATTCCCGGGCAGATCATTTAAATGTGAAATTTGATTACACTCCTGCCGAGGTACTAATTGTGGTTAATGATAACGGGGTTGGATTTGATGTGCAGGAAGCTCAGAAAAGTTCAGGTCTTATCAATATGGAAAGCCGGGCGAAGCTTATAGGGGCACAGTTTGAGTTAAAATCTTCTCCAGAGGCAGGAACTTCCTTATCTTTACGATACCAACCAAAGCCAGATTAA
- a CDS encoding 5-oxoprolinase subunit C family protein, producing MRGRIEVLQPGLFSTIQDTGRFGFAKFGVPGSGAMDSYAATMANLILNNNPDAAVLEMTQMGPKLKFSAPVKIVITGANLSPRINNDNIKNNKIISIAAGDVLSFGKRILGARAYLGIAGGFRTEVILQSRSWYKDLTAYSRLEKGILLDYNAGDQKVVVTASSVKTNFDYLTQNDLEVNPGPEFHKLSSEEKNGIFSKKFHVSRNNNRMGIQLEEIIPNNLQPIITGPVVAGTVQFTPGGRLIILMRDCQTTGGYPRILQLKESSINLLAQKVQGDEISFFKPVAMDRK from the coding sequence ATGAGGGGCAGGATTGAGGTATTACAACCGGGTCTGTTTTCTACAATTCAGGATACCGGAAGATTTGGATTTGCAAAATTTGGGGTGCCGGGAAGTGGTGCGATGGATTCCTATGCGGCAACAATGGCCAACTTAATTTTAAATAATAATCCCGATGCCGCTGTACTTGAAATGACCCAGATGGGGCCAAAACTTAAATTCTCGGCACCGGTTAAAATTGTGATAACTGGTGCAAATCTTTCGCCGCGAATAAATAACGATAATATTAAAAACAATAAGATTATTTCAATTGCTGCCGGTGATGTTTTAAGTTTTGGAAAAAGAATACTTGGAGCAAGAGCCTATCTTGGAATAGCGGGCGGTTTTAGAACAGAAGTAATTCTCCAAAGCAGGAGCTGGTATAAAGACCTTACGGCATACAGCAGGCTTGAAAAGGGAATACTACTGGATTATAATGCAGGGGATCAAAAAGTAGTTGTTACTGCCTCCTCTGTTAAAACCAACTTCGATTATTTAACACAGAATGACCTTGAAGTAAACCCCGGGCCTGAATTCCATAAATTATCAAGTGAGGAGAAAAATGGCATCTTCAGCAAAAAATTTCATGTGAGCAGGAATAATAACAGGATGGGAATACAGCTTGAGGAAATCATCCCGAATAATTTACAGCCTATCATCACCGGGCCGGTAGTTGCCGGTACAGTGCAATTTACCCCAGGCGGCAGGCTCATCATACTAATGCGTGATTGCCAAACAACAGGGGGTTATCCCAGGATACTTCAGTTGAAAGAGTCTTCTATTAACCTGCTGGCGCAGAAAGTTCAAGGGGATGAAATAAGCTTTTTTAAGCCTGTTGCTATGGATAGGAAATGA
- the pxpB gene encoding 5-oxoprolinase subunit PxpB, producing the protein MMLSNYTIKPMGEKAILLEFEAEISEKMLEKVLSLKNVLENFFIKERVEVINTYHSLLIIYPFTIEDVYEKISALKELLDRANIGKKHESDLFHIPVCYDPSFGWDLEFISEAKGLPFEEIINLHLQPIYTVYFVGFLPGFLYLGGLEKALQFSRKKEPRLEVPKGAVGIGENQTGIYPKTSPGGWQILGRAPVEIFDKNENPPCEISAGDKIKFYPIDLQEYEVVREQISAGKFQLKKEIYEGQD; encoded by the coding sequence ATGATGCTATCAAATTATACTATTAAACCAATGGGGGAGAAGGCAATTCTCCTCGAATTTGAGGCAGAAATTAGTGAGAAGATGCTGGAAAAAGTCCTTTCTTTAAAAAATGTACTTGAAAATTTTTTTATTAAAGAAAGGGTTGAGGTAATAAATACATACCACTCGTTATTAATAATTTACCCTTTTACTATAGAGGATGTCTATGAGAAGATTTCAGCATTAAAAGAACTGCTTGACAGGGCGAATATAGGAAAAAAACATGAGAGTGATCTTTTCCATATTCCTGTATGTTATGACCCTTCTTTTGGTTGGGATCTGGAGTTTATTTCAGAGGCTAAAGGTTTACCTTTTGAGGAAATTATTAACCTCCATTTACAGCCAATTTACACTGTTTATTTTGTAGGTTTTTTACCCGGATTTTTATACCTGGGAGGGCTTGAAAAAGCCCTTCAATTTTCACGCAAAAAAGAGCCTCGTTTGGAGGTGCCAAAAGGAGCTGTTGGAATAGGAGAAAATCAAACCGGAATTTACCCAAAAACCAGTCCCGGGGGATGGCAAATTTTGGGCAGGGCCCCGGTTGAAATTTTTGATAAAAATGAGAATCCACCCTGTGAAATTTCAGCCGGAGACAAGATCAAATTTTACCCCATCGATTTGCAGGAATATGAGGTGGTCCGGGAGCAGATTTCCGCTGGAAAATTTCAGCTAAAAAAAGAAATATATGAGGGGCAGGATTGA
- a CDS encoding Nramp family divalent metal transporter, translating into MKNWLKNIGPGVLISAAFIGPGTVTVCTLAGVNFGYALLWALLLSVIACIILQEMAARLGIISQKGLSECIRQELKNPLGRTLALILIFSAIVIGNAAYEAGNITGAVLGITAIVEPSSLEIGSFSLNLYSLLVGLVAFTLLAVGSYKILERVFIGLVAFMSISFLITAVLVKPNFGEIMSGLFLPSTGAAGMLTVIAIVGTTVVPYNLFLHASLVGEKWKQPGDLKIARKELFFAIALGGLVSMAIVIVAAASSLSQVETAADLAVGLEPLFGTYATWFIALGLMAAGITSSITAPLAAAYVVKGCLGWKEGMNSLKFKSVWAGILILGVIFSSLQIKPVEIIKFAQVANGLLLPVIAIFLFWIVNKASIMGESRNTTLQNVLGLVIISISILLGARSIYTVWEQL; encoded by the coding sequence GTGAAAAACTGGTTAAAAAATATTGGGCCGGGGGTTCTTATCTCGGCAGCGTTTATAGGGCCCGGTACAGTGACGGTATGCACTCTGGCGGGTGTGAATTTTGGATATGCCCTGCTTTGGGCACTGCTTCTTTCAGTGATCGCCTGTATAATATTACAGGAAATGGCTGCCAGGCTGGGAATAATTTCTCAAAAGGGATTAAGTGAATGCATAAGGCAGGAATTAAAAAATCCGCTTGGGAGGACACTTGCCCTTATTCTTATATTCTCTGCTATCGTTATAGGAAATGCTGCATATGAGGCAGGTAATATAACAGGGGCGGTCCTGGGAATAACAGCAATTGTAGAGCCCAGCTCGCTTGAAATAGGCTCCTTTTCCCTTAATCTGTACAGCTTGCTGGTTGGTTTGGTAGCCTTCACTTTGCTGGCAGTGGGTAGTTATAAAATCCTGGAACGGGTGTTTATAGGCCTGGTAGCATTTATGAGTATTTCATTTCTTATCACTGCAGTCCTTGTAAAACCAAATTTTGGAGAAATTATGAGTGGATTGTTCCTCCCTTCAACCGGGGCTGCGGGAATGCTAACAGTCATAGCGATCGTAGGAACCACTGTAGTACCTTATAATCTCTTTTTGCACGCATCCCTCGTTGGTGAAAAATGGAAGCAGCCGGGGGACCTTAAAATCGCCAGGAAAGAATTGTTCTTCGCGATAGCCCTGGGAGGATTGGTATCCATGGCAATAGTGATCGTGGCTGCTGCTTCCTCACTTTCACAAGTTGAAACTGCGGCCGATCTTGCTGTGGGCCTGGAGCCGCTTTTTGGAACTTATGCAACCTGGTTCATCGCCCTGGGTTTAATGGCTGCAGGTATTACCTCGTCTATTACCGCACCGCTGGCAGCTGCATATGTTGTAAAAGGATGCCTTGGATGGAAGGAAGGGATGAATTCCCTGAAATTTAAAAGCGTGTGGGCAGGTATACTTATCCTGGGGGTGATCTTTTCCTCCCTGCAAATTAAACCGGTAGAGATCATCAAATTTGCACAGGTTGCAAACGGCCTGCTTTTGCCGGTGATCGCAATTTTCTTATTTTGGATAGTCAATAAGGCTTCGATAATGGGAGAGAGCCGTAATACCACCTTACAGAATGTGCTGGGACTTGTTATCATTAGTATTAGTATATTACTGGGAGCAAGATCTATTTATACAGTATGGGAGCAGCTGTAG
- a CDS encoding bifunctional GNAT family N-acetyltransferase/carbon-nitrogen hydrolase family protein, which produces MIDSAKIELRNLRLKDYQELKISMIKSYKTMADEYWSKAEIKTLINKFPDGQFCIEIDGKIAGCALSIIVDYDKFDANHKYEDIIGGENFSTHTKIGDVLYGIDVFIHPDYRGMRLGRRLYEARKELCEQLNLKSIIFGGRIPNYAQYAEELTPKKYIEKVKLKEIHDPVLSFQLSNDFHVKKVIKGYLPGDDDSLEYATLMEWNNIYYTKEKKLIDTKKTVVRLGLVQWQMRLFKDYDALVSQIEFFVDAVSDYQSDFILFPELFNAPLMAQFNHMNEAEAIRGLSSYTERLLETFREFAINYNINIITGSMPQVQGEHMHNVGYLCRRDGSYEKYEKLHITPAEESAWGMKGGSVLQTYDTDCGKVGVLICYDVEFPELPRLLAEEGMNILFVPFMTDTQNGYSRVKICAQSRAVENECYVAIAGSVGNLPKVNNMDIQYAQSAVFTPSDFSFPVNGIKAEATPNTESTLLVDVDLDLLKELHAFGSVRNLKDRRKDLYSLKRKK; this is translated from the coding sequence GTGATAGATTCAGCTAAAATAGAATTAAGGAATTTAAGGTTAAAAGATTATCAGGAACTCAAGATCTCTATGATCAAAAGCTATAAAACAATGGCCGATGAGTATTGGAGCAAAGCCGAGATCAAGACTTTAATCAACAAGTTTCCCGATGGACAATTCTGTATTGAAATTGACGGTAAAATTGCCGGCTGTGCTTTATCTATCATTGTAGACTATGATAAATTTGATGCAAATCACAAGTATGAGGATATAATTGGAGGAGAAAATTTCTCAACCCATACCAAGATTGGAGATGTTCTATATGGAATAGATGTTTTCATTCACCCGGATTATCGTGGAATGCGTCTTGGAAGGAGATTATATGAGGCTCGTAAGGAACTGTGTGAGCAATTGAATTTAAAATCCATAATCTTTGGTGGCCGTATTCCAAACTACGCACAATATGCCGAGGAGCTTACGCCTAAAAAATATATAGAGAAGGTTAAGCTTAAGGAGATCCATGATCCTGTACTTTCTTTCCAACTATCCAATGATTTTCACGTAAAGAAAGTTATAAAGGGATACTTGCCCGGGGATGATGACAGCCTTGAGTATGCTACTCTTATGGAGTGGAATAATATTTATTACACAAAGGAAAAAAAGCTCATTGACACCAAGAAAACAGTTGTAAGGCTGGGGCTTGTACAATGGCAAATGCGGCTTTTTAAGGATTATGATGCCCTGGTTTCCCAAATTGAATTTTTTGTTGATGCCGTAAGTGATTACCAAAGCGATTTTATTCTTTTCCCTGAACTTTTCAATGCCCCGTTGATGGCCCAGTTCAACCATATGAATGAAGCCGAGGCAATTAGAGGGCTTTCTTCTTATACTGAAAGATTACTTGAAACCTTTAGGGAATTTGCGATCAATTATAATATCAATATCATCACCGGTAGTATGCCCCAGGTGCAGGGCGAACATATGCATAATGTGGGTTATTTATGCCGAAGGGATGGTAGTTATGAGAAATATGAAAAGCTACACATTACTCCGGCTGAAGAATCGGCGTGGGGAATGAAGGGAGGTTCTGTCCTGCAGACTTATGATACAGATTGCGGGAAAGTTGGCGTTCTTATATGCTATGATGTTGAATTCCCGGAACTTCCGCGATTACTTGCAGAGGAGGGAATGAACATACTTTTTGTGCCTTTCATGACAGATACTCAAAACGGGTATTCCAGGGTTAAGATCTGTGCTCAATCCAGGGCGGTGGAAAATGAATGTTACGTGGCTATTGCGGGCTCTGTTGGGAATTTACCGAAGGTGAACAACATGGATATCCAGTATGCCCAAAGTGCAGTTTTCACGCCGTCTGATTTTTCTTTTCCCGTCAACGGTATTAAAGCTGAAGCAACACCCAATACGGAGAGTACTTTACTGGTAGATGTGGACCTTGATCTTCTGAAAGAACTTCATGCATTTGGAAGTGTAAGAAACCTCAAGGATCGTAGGAAAGACCTTTATTCCCTGAAGCGGAAGAAATAG
- a CDS encoding response regulator transcription factor, translating to MSKTIIIVDDHTLFAKSLVGLINSFDDFEVVEVMKNGQELVNHFKDKKPAPEIILLDIRMPVMNGIETMAWLKDHCPDQKVLALTMEHDEETIIKMIRLGCRGYLLKDIDPDEFLHALTTVYKEGYYNNEETREAMSHQMRHKNIEELSPREKEFLHLACSERTYKEVAEVMHLSPKTIDGYRENLFNKLEVKSRVGLVLFAVKNRMVTL from the coding sequence ATGAGTAAGACCATCATTATAGTTGATGACCATACGTTATTTGCCAAATCCCTGGTTGGTCTCATTAATTCCTTTGACGATTTTGAAGTTGTGGAGGTTATGAAGAACGGGCAGGAACTTGTAAACCATTTTAAGGATAAAAAACCAGCACCTGAAATTATTCTTTTGGATATAAGAATGCCTGTTATGAATGGCATTGAAACCATGGCCTGGCTTAAAGATCATTGTCCCGACCAAAAGGTCCTGGCCCTGACAATGGAACACGATGAGGAAACAATAATAAAAATGATAAGGCTTGGATGCCGCGGTTACCTTCTCAAGGATATAGATCCAGATGAATTTCTTCATGCTCTTACCACTGTTTATAAGGAGGGCTACTATAATAATGAAGAAACCAGGGAGGCTATGTCCCACCAAATGAGGCATAAGAATATCGAGGAGCTTTCTCCGCGGGAAAAGGAATTCCTTCACCTTGCCTGCAGTGAACGCACCTATAAAGAGGTGGCAGAGGTGATGCACCTCAGCCCAAAGACCATAGATGGTTATCGGGAAAACCTTTTTAATAAACTGGAGGTGAAAAGCAGGGTTGGCCTGGTTTTATTTGCAGTGAAGAATAGAATGGTCACCCTCTAA
- a CDS encoding DUF2891 domain-containing protein → MRNILLAIMALLIIGCKGENRLKAEENEAKLDSLENSRTTEVVDEIEGVQLTLDQANKLVELPLKCINVQYPNKLGQTLGSEKDLQSPKELHPAFYGCFDWHSSVHAHWSLVRLLKKFPKLDKAEEIRETLKASLSKENIQGELAYFRKEHNRDYERTYGWAWLLKLSQELNSWDSNLGKELSGNLQPLTDLIVERYTEFLPKLVYPIRVGEHTNTAFALSFAYDYAVASENEEFLKLIDKRSKEFYLSDNSCPIIWEPSGFDFLSPCLQQVDLMRKILPKAAFSLWIDDFMPQLKDPSFEMVPGEVSDRKDGKLVHLDGLNFSRAWVFYGLANQYPKDYAHLKRAANEHVSHSFPNLVGDSYEGGHWLGSFALYALEESGSQK, encoded by the coding sequence ATGAGAAATATCCTCCTGGCCATTATGGCGTTATTAATTATTGGTTGTAAAGGTGAAAACCGTTTAAAAGCTGAAGAAAATGAAGCAAAACTCGATAGTTTGGAAAATTCCAGGACCACAGAAGTGGTGGATGAAATAGAAGGGGTTCAGCTTACTCTGGATCAAGCCAATAAACTTGTTGAGCTGCCTTTGAAGTGCATCAACGTTCAATATCCCAATAAACTGGGACAAACCCTTGGTAGTGAGAAAGACCTGCAATCTCCAAAGGAGCTACATCCTGCTTTTTATGGTTGCTTTGACTGGCATTCTTCTGTGCATGCACACTGGTCCCTGGTGAGACTGCTAAAGAAATTTCCGAAGCTCGATAAAGCAGAAGAGATCAGGGAAACCTTGAAGGCCTCACTTTCCAAGGAAAATATACAAGGGGAACTTGCTTATTTCAGAAAAGAACATAACCGGGATTATGAGCGTACTTATGGCTGGGCCTGGTTACTTAAATTATCCCAGGAACTTAATAGCTGGGACTCCAACCTTGGGAAAGAATTGAGCGGGAATCTGCAGCCGCTTACAGATCTTATTGTAGAAAGATATACCGAATTCCTTCCAAAACTGGTTTACCCTATTAGGGTTGGGGAGCATACCAATACGGCTTTTGCACTTAGCTTTGCCTATGATTATGCTGTTGCAAGCGAAAACGAGGAGTTTTTGAAGCTAATTGATAAACGTTCGAAGGAATTCTACCTATCAGATAACAGCTGTCCCATAATATGGGAGCCGAGTGGCTTTGATTTTCTTTCTCCTTGTTTACAACAGGTTGACCTAATGAGGAAGATCCTTCCCAAAGCGGCATTCTCGCTATGGATAGATGATTTCATGCCTCAATTAAAAGACCCGTCATTCGAAATGGTACCTGGAGAGGTGAGCGATCGTAAAGATGGAAAGCTGGTTCATTTGGACGGCCTTAACTTTAGCCGCGCCTGGGTCTTTTACGGGCTGGCAAATCAATATCCAAAAGATTATGCTCATCTCAAAAGAGCGGCCAATGAACATGTTTCCCATTCCTTTCCTAATCTTGTTGGGGATAGTTATGAAGGAGGGCATTGGCTGGGCAGTTTTGCCTTATATGCACTGGAGGAATCTGGCTCCCAAAAGTGA